A region of the Legionella sp. PATHC035 genome:
TGCGAGGCACTTTTGCTAATATCCGTATCCGTAATGAAATGACTCCAGGCCAAGAAGGCGGTATCACACGTTATATTCCTTCGGGTGAGGTAATGCCCATTTATGATGCCGCAATGCTGTATCAAACCGATCATCATGATCTTGTGGTCATTGCAGGTAAAGAATATGGTACCGGATCTTCAAGAGATTGGGCGGCAAAAGGAACCAATTTACTTGGCGTCAAAGCAGTAATTACTGAAAGTTTTGAACGCATTCACCGTTCCAATTTAATTGGCATGGGGGTTTTACCATTACAGTTTTGTGATGGGATGACGCGTAAGACATTGGAGTTAAAGGGAGATGAGCGCATTAGTATTGATGTATCCGATTCTTTAAAACCTGGCTCTATGGTTCCAGTTACCATTGAACGAACCAATGGTCAAGTCGAACAGATTAAGGCACTATGCCGCATCGATACTGCGGACGAATTAGAATATTATAAAAATGGTGGTATTCTGCAATACGTTCTCAGAAATCTGTGTGCTTGATATGATCATGATCTATTCTCAGTTGGGTCTTTGGCCCAACTGCTGCATTAGCAAATTATTTCGATATGCTCATCAATTGTTTGAGTTAAAATCCAATCCTATTTTTTTATTTAAATTTCATAAATGACAATAGCACTGGCATACAAAGTTATTGGCGGTATGGTTAGACCGCATTTGTTAAGGATTAATCATGAATCACCCTAAAAAGGTTCTAAGCGTTTTTTCTTTGGTAATGATTAACGTCATTGCTGTGGATAGCTTACGTACTTTGCCTATTAGTGCCAAACTCGGCCTTACATTAGTCTCGTATTATGTTGTTGCCGCATTTGCCTTTTTTATTCCTGTCTCTTTAGTGGCAGCTGAATTAGCCACCACCTATCCTGAAACAGGAGGAATTTACGTATGGGTTCGAGAAGCATTCGGCAAACGTGCAGCGTTTATTACGATTTGGCTTCAATGGATATATAATGTCGTTTGGTACCCAACCATACTTGCTTTTATCGCAGCCACCCTATCCTACTTAATTGCCCCCGAATTGGGAAATAACAAGTATTACTTGTTAGGCACAGTACTTGTTCTGTTTTGGTTGTTTACAATACTGAATTGCTTTGGAATGAAAATATCAAGCATAGTGAGCACTATTGGCGCGACAATAGGAACTATCTTTCCCATGCTTTTTATTATTTTCTTGGCAATTCTTTGGGCAGTCCAGGGAAAACCTATGGTTGTTGGCTATCCCACTTCATGGTTACCTGACTTCAGTTCTTTGGGTAATTTATCATTATTTGCCGTGGTTTTATTTGGTCTACTTGGTATGGAGATGTCCGCCGTTCATGCTGAAGAAGTAAAAAATCCCCAACGGGATTATCCAAAAGCACTTTTTTATTCAACTATTTTAGTCATTTCTACGCTTTCCCTGGGCTCAATAGCCATTATGGTTGTAGTCCCTAATGAAAGTTTAAGTGTTGTATCTGGGCTTATAGATGCTTATGCAGTTTTTTTTAATTCCTATCATATGCCCTGGATGACCTCAATTATTGCTATTTTAATTATTTTAGGTGGCCTCAGCGGCGTTTCAGCATGGATTATTGGCCCCACCAAAGGATTAATGGTTTCAGCGCGTGACGGCTCTTTACCTGTTAAATTCGCCCATACAAATAAATATGGCGCGCCAACACCTATTCTCTTTGCACAAGCTGTTATTTTTACTATTTTAAGCACTGCTTTTATTTTGTTGGATTCAATTAATGCCGCTTACTGGATGTTAAGTGATCTGTGTGCTCAAATGGCTTTATTAGTATATGTCTTTATGTTTGCTGCAGCCATTAAATTAAGGTACAGCAAACCCAACCTGCATCGTGGTTACACTGTCCCAGGTGGTAATGCGTTCATGTGGTTATTATGCATCATGGGAATTCTTTGTTGCCTTACAGCAATAGTTATCGGTTTTGTACCTCCGACACAAATACCTGTTGGCAATGTATACCTATTTGAATCATTTTTAATCGGCGGGTTAATTTTATTCGTATTAATTCCTTGGTTTCTTGCTAAAAAGCATTAGAGCATAAACACCGGTTTAATAAGATAAGCATCGCATACCCACCTCACCCTAACCCTCTCCCCAAAAGGGAGAGGGGATAAAAAATAAAACAATCGATATAGAATCCCATGTTCCTTAAAAGAGGTATGGGACAGAAAATAACCCCAAAAAGTACTCCTTCCTAAAATAAGAGATGAGATAAAAACTATCTCAAATAACACGAATTTTTTTCTCTCAAAAGGATTGAGATAAGAACGGTCTAAATTAATAGAAACTCTCTTTGCTCACAAAAGCATGGCTGTATAAAAAATCGAAACAAACATCCCCTCTCCCGCTTGCGGGAGAGGGTTAGGATGAGGATGTTAAATAAGTTCTCAGCATGAAAAGGACATACTTCCGCAGGCTACAATTATTGATCATGACGCAAAGAAATCAATAACGGCTTGGTTCCACTGTGTCGGTTGCTCCAAATTGGATAAATGACCTGTATTAGGTAAAATAATTAATTGACTATTTTTGGCAAGTGAATGCATATCCATACTTTGTTGTGGTGGAATGACTTGATCCATTTCACCTGTAATAATTAAAATAGGTAACGCTGTCGTTGCGAGTAGGGATGATGTGGAATTACGGAGTGCCATACCACGCAAAGCAGATGCCGCAGCTGTTGATTTTTGCAAGCTTAAAATATGATGAAGGTATGTTTTTATTTCCAGCGAAGCATTTGAAGAAAGTGCTTTTACCATAAATCCATCGATCAATTTATCCATTCCATTTTCAAGTACCTCAAGAGCAGTTTTTTCACGAGCCGCTTTTGTTTCTAGGCTATCTGCCACAGACTGAGTATTGGCAAGAACTAATCCCAGTAATCGATTGGGATATTTATCTAAAAAAGCCAGGGCAATGTATCCACCCATGGATTCCCCACCAATGATCGCTCTATCAATTTTTAAGTAATCTAATAATTCTTTTATCTCATCAGCATATTCTGACATAGGAATTGCGTGTCCATCGACACTTGATGATTGGCCAAATCCCCATAGATCCAATGTAATTACGCGAAAATTCGCTTTAAGCCCCTCTTGTTGCGCCTGCCATAATCGTTGATCGGTGGGAAATGCATGAATTAATACGATTGGCTTCCCCTCACCCACATCATTATAAGAAATAAAATGATTTGTACGAGGAAACGCTATGGTCGTTGCGAACAAGGCGTTATTTAAAATGAAAAAAATAGAAAATAAAATAAAGCGGGGTGCAAAGAAGAGCTTGTTCATCAATTACTCCCTTAATCAACATGTTGTAACTTCATGTTACATTATAAGAAAAGGAGTGACTCTAAAAGAGAGATTAAACCCTCTCTTAAAGTAACATCCTTTATTCGCAAATCGGTTAATCAGGCAAGGACATCAAACTAGCATTGCCACCCGCTGCAGTGGTATCGACCGTATAAGTTCGCTCATGACAAAGTCGGACTAAATAGTTGGGTCCACCTGCTTTAGGACCTGTTCCTGAAAGTCCCTCACCACCAAAAGGCTGTAAACCAACAACTGCCCCTATCATATTTCGGTTTACATAACAGTTCCCTGCATGAACATTCTGTCTGATGTATTCAACGGTCTCATTAATACGGCTGTGGATACCAAGAGTTAAACCATAGCCGGTTGCATTAATTTGTTGAATTACTTGATCAAGGTCTTTGCGCTTAAATTGAATCACATGCAACACTGGTCCGAAGACTTCTCTTTCTAGTGCATTGATGTGATCAATAGCAATAGCCGTTGGTGGCATAAAATATCCTGATTCATGTGACTCATCCAATGGGCATTGGTAAACTATTTCAAAACGTTTTTTCATAAGCTCCACATGACTTTTTAATGTGGACAATGCTGTTTTGTCTATAACAGGTCCTACATCAGTAACAAGCCAGCGAGGATCTCCTACGACCAACTCCGCCATGGCGCCTTTTAAAAGCGCTATAGTTCTTGGGTAAACCTCCTCCTGAACAAATAAAACCCTCAATGCAGAACATCTTTGACCAGCACTACCAAACGCTGAATTAATTGCATCAACAACAACTTGCTCGAGTAAAGCAGACGAATCAACGATCATTGCATTTTGACCACCGGTTTCAGCAATCAATGGAATGATTTCTCCACCTCGTGTCGATAAAGTTTGGTTAATCAGATTGGCAGTATCGGTTGATCCTGTAAATAATACTGCTTTAATTCGTTTATCAGCGACCAATGCAGCACCAATAGTCTCACCGGGGCCAGGGAGTAATTGTACAGCGCCGATAGGAATTCCAGCTTGATGCATTAATTTAATGGTATAAGCAGCAATCAATGGAGTTTGTTCTGCAGGTTTTGCAATAGCACAGTTTCCTGTTACTAAGGCAGCAGCAATCTGCCCAGTAAAAATCGCCAAAGGGAAATTCCATGGACTAATACAAAGTACTATGCCGCGTGGATGCAAACTCAACTCGTTTAATTCGCCTGTATACCCCGATAAACGCAAAGGAGCTGCTAAAATTTGCTGTGCTTGCGTTGCATAGTAGCGGCAAAAATCAATGGCTTCGCGCACTTCAGCAATACAGTCACTGATTGTTTTACCCGCTTCCAGACAGGCTATAGTCATCAATTCAGCCTGGTTTTCCTGCAATAAGTCGGCAAAACGATTAAGACATGCAGCTCTTTCCTTAACAGGCATAGCGGACCAAGCTGGAAAAGTCTGCTCTGCTTTTGCTAAAGCCTGTTCTACATCCTCAAGTGATGCATTTTGGACCGTTCCAACAACGTTTTCTATTTGTTGCGGGGATTCAATTCGTTGCTTTTCACCTATCAGGGTGGTGCTAGCTGCGATAATAGGCTCTGAAGTCCATTGCTGCAACTTGAGTTGTGCCATCTTTTGTTGCAAAAGTGCGCGCTCGGTTCGATCGGTCAAATCAAAACCCTTAGAGTTTTTTCTGTTGGGTTGAAACACATCATCAGGCAAGGGAATATTTTGATTCATCTTATGCAATAATGATTTGGCTTTTTCAACAGGGTCCTCAACCAAAGTACTTATAGGCGCGTTGTCATCAACGATTCGGTTTACGAATGAAGAGTTTGCTCCATTTTCTAATAATCTACGCACCAAATAAGGAAGTAAATCCTCATGACTGCCAACAGGTGCATAAATACGACAAGGAATACCATAACAGTCAGCCGGCACGATTTGTTGATACAGTTCATTGCCCATTCCATGCAAACACTGAAACTCAAAATCGCGATAATCGCCAGTAATATTTAAAATCATCGCAACAGAATAGGCATTATGTGTCGCAAATTGCGGATAAATGGCATCCGTCATGGTTAATATTTTTTTAGCACAAGCCTGAAAAGAAACATCAGTAAAAACCTTACGCGTAAAAACAGGGTATTCTTTTAAGCCCTGCATTTGTGTTTTCTTAATCTCGCTATCCCAATAAGCACCCTTAATCAAGCGCACCATAATTCGACGTTGTTTTCTTCTCGCAAGAGCGGCCACCCAATCCAGTACATAAAACGCTCGTTTTTGATAGGACTGGACTGCCAACCCAAAGCCATTCCATCCATCTAAACTGGAGTCATTAAAAACACGCTCCATAACATCCAGTGATAACTCCAAACGCTCAGATTCTTCCGCATCAACAGTTAGAGCGATATCATAATTTTTTGCCAAACGAGCAAGAGCCAACAGTTTAGGTGGCAGCTCATCCATGACTCGCTCATGTTGGCTTTCATTATAACGTGGATGTAATGCAGAAAGTTTTATAGAGATTCCTGCCCGTTTATAAACATTTGAATTTTTATCAGCCTGCCTACCTATTGCTTCAATTGCTTCTTTATACGCTTCAAAATAACGTGATGCATCAACTGAAGTAAGCGCTGCTTCACCTAACATGTCATAAGAATAACGATATCCTTGAGCTTCTTTCTTTTTAGCTCGGTTTAATGCTTCATCTATGGTTCGTCCCATAACAAATTGTTTGCTCATAATACGCATTGCTTTATCAACGGCTTTTCTAACTACCGCCTCACTACTGCGATTAACGAGTTTCATTAAAGATTTAGATAATGTGGTTTGGGCCTTTTCTGGGGTCAGTATTTTCCCGGTAAGCATTAGAGCCCATGTTGTTGCATTTACAAAAAATGAATCACTTTGACCTATATGGGATTTCCAATCACCGCCAGATAATTTATCTTTGATTAAATTATCAATTGTAGCGCTGTCAGGAACACGTAGTAATGCTTCAGCCAAACACATGAGAGCAATCCCTTCATCACTGGATAATGCATATTCAGTTAGAAATGAATCAATACCCGTACTTTTTTTTCTATCGGTTCGCACTGACTCAACCAGTTTTGTCGCACTATTTTTAATATCAATTAATTGCTGTTGCCCTAAGGTTGCTTTCTCACAAAGTTCTGTTATCAATGATAACTCATCAACACGATAGGCATGATTAATAGCAGCTCGTATTCCTTCAGGTAATTGTATGATCTGCTTTTCCAGCATAGCATTCTCCGAAATCAAATAGATAACTACTCTCTTTTTCCCCGGAATCCCTTCAGGATCATTGAGTCAATGCAGGGTTAAATAGAGTTCAAAAAGTATCAGCCAAGTATAATTTAGTGCCATATAAAATGGAATGCACTCACTATTATTTTGCTGTAGAATACAGTCTAGATCCGCTGTAAGCGCAGTAATTATACCTGGTTTTTAGCAAAATATCTGCTTTTTATTTGAAATAATAGAATTAATTTTGTACTAATTGAGCGGTATTTGCAGACACAAATAGATTTCAAATTATTCTAATTGATAACTTTTTATACAATATCATTTTCGATCACTATCGTAAGCTTCTGAATTGATTCATATTTTTTCTTAATGAGCAAAGAAAGACCGTTAAATTTTACAATTACATGAATTGTTAATATAATCACCATTTTTCTGAAGAACTATGAAGGCAATTTACAAGAAGAAAGGAGAAGTATGAATACCTTATTGACTCTAATCTCAACCGTAATTTTAACCAGCAATATAACATCCAGTGCGCCCTCATTTGCAGCAAGATCTGAACCAGACATCAATACTAAATTACAGCATTTGAGTAGTAAGGCACCGAAATTAAATAGAAACGTGTTGAAGCTTGCATTAACTGCGTATAGAAATGCGAGTAAAAAAGGAGCCGTCAAAAAACCTGTGCTTACAGTAATTGACTACTCTTTACCCTCAAACAAGCAACGTATGTGGGTATTTGATCTTAATAGAGAGCGTCTTCTATATAACACTTATGTTGCACACGGCAAAAATTCAGGTGTGAATAAAGCAAGTCATTTTTCGAATGTTCCCTCAAGCAAACAATCGAGTTTGGGTACATATATTACTAAAGATACCTACATCGGTCATAAAGGATACTCACTGAATCTTCAAGGTTTAGATAAGGGCTTTAATGATAATGCATTAAGTCGACGTGTGGTAATACATGGTGCATGGTATGTAGAACCTGATTTTATAAAGCGTGCAGGTCGAGCCGGGTTATCTTGGGGTTGCCCTGCTATCGCTCAAACATTAGCAAAACCTGTAATCAATACCATTAAGAATGGTTCCGTAATTTTTGCTTATTTTCCTGACAAAAGATTTTTATCTAAGTCAGGTTATCTAGTGGCATAAAATAAAAAAGCCAGGGTCCCCCCTGGCTTTTCGCAGTCATCCGTATAAGAACTTCCAGTTCTTATTATCATCCATGATTAACCATATCCTTATGGTTACAATTCCATTTGTCTGACTTATATCCATACAAGTCATGATTAAAATGTAGCAATAGAAAAAAAGAAGTTCAAGATTGATTTACACCTCTCTCTAGATTTGATTTGGGTAAGTCACTAGTAATTATTTATCGATTTTCTTTTTAAATCAATGACTTAATTATATAGCCCAGAATTTATACATAAAAAAAAGGCTATTATCTTCAGTCCATTTGAGAAATATCTTACAAGAAATCAAGCAAAAAAACTGAGCATATATTTTTTAAAATGAGTATTCCTCATTTAAAAAAAACTAGGGATAATCAGTAGTTTGTATACAAGTGCTTGATTATGTCACAAGATGTGGTAGTTTATTCTGCATCTTGATAACGTTTTAGAGCAATACAATGGACAAACAAACGCTAACTACAGTTAAAAAAGATAAGTTACACGTAATAGATTGGCTTATTGAACACTTTCCAAATGCTTTTTTTAAAAAAGGCAATCAGATTAAACCGCTGAAAATTGGGATATTTGATGACATCATCGATTTCTATGAGCGCCTTGAGTCCCCGCCGTTCAGTAAAAAATCGTTACGTGAAGCGTTAAGCTACTATAGTGCCTCTCCAGCCTATCTAAATTGTCAAAAAGAAAACTCTGCTCGAATTGATATTTACGGTAATGAGGTCGATGTCGTAACCCAAGAACAAGCTAAATATGCTCATCAACGATATGTAGAACGCTACAGTAAGAATAAAAACTCGGAAGCATAAATTACCGTATAACAGTGAAGTCGAGTTTCAATCTCGACTTCATGATCTCTTGCCCAAGGCTGCCTTTTTTAGCTCAGGTTGCGGCATTTATTTTAAAGCCATCAAATAGTTCACTCTAATGTCCGATCCTAACGAGGCTTTCCTTAAAAAAGGGTTGTAATCCATTCCTTTGAGATCAATCAAGTTAAAACCCCAGGGTCGAGCCATGGCTAGCAACTCACTTGGCTTAATAAATTTTTTATAATCATGTGTTTGTTTAGGTAATAGATTGAATAGATATTCTGCAGCAATAATTGCAGTCGCATAAGCCTTAATAGTTCTACTAATTGTGGATACAAATAAAAAACCTTGTGGTTTGAGAAGTCGTTTGCAATGCTCAAAAACCAACTCAGGGTTTTCAACGTGCTCTAACATTTCCATACAGGTAATCACATCAAAACGCTGTTCGTCGTACTCTTCCACAGAAGTAGATAGATAATTAATCTTCAGATTATTATTTTTTGCATGTTCTTGAGCGACCACAATTGCTTCAGATGCCGCATCAATCCCCGTCACATGAGCCCCATCCCTTGCCATGGCCTCGCACAAAATA
Encoded here:
- a CDS encoding murein L,D-transpeptidase catalytic domain family protein; amino-acid sequence: MNTLLTLISTVILTSNITSSAPSFAARSEPDINTKLQHLSSKAPKLNRNVLKLALTAYRNASKKGAVKKPVLTVIDYSLPSNKQRMWVFDLNRERLLYNTYVAHGKNSGVNKASHFSNVPSSKQSSLGTYITKDTYIGHKGYSLNLQGLDKGFNDNALSRRVVIHGAWYVEPDFIKRAGRAGLSWGCPAIAQTLAKPVINTIKNGSVIFAYFPDKRFLSKSGYLVA
- a CDS encoding alpha/beta fold hydrolase; the protein is MNKLFFAPRFILFSIFFILNNALFATTIAFPRTNHFISYNDVGEGKPIVLIHAFPTDQRLWQAQQEGLKANFRVITLDLWGFGQSSSVDGHAIPMSEYADEIKELLDYLKIDRAIIGGESMGGYIALAFLDKYPNRLLGLVLANTQSVADSLETKAAREKTALEVLENGMDKLIDGFMVKALSSNASLEIKTYLHHILSLQKSTAAASALRGMALRNSTSSLLATTALPILIITGEMDQVIPPQQSMDMHSLAKNSQLIILPNTGHLSNLEQPTQWNQAVIDFFAS
- the ubiG gene encoding bifunctional 2-polyprenyl-6-hydroxyphenol methylase/3-demethylubiquinol 3-O-methyltransferase UbiG, which codes for MSHTESTVNPKEINKFAQHANLWWDTEGPLKTLHDINQTRLDFIKQHVSLSDLTVLDVGCGGGILCEAMARDGAHVTGIDAASEAIVVAQEHAKNNNLKINYLSTSVEEYDEQRFDVITCMEMLEHVENPELVFEHCKRLLKPQGFLFVSTISRTIKAYATAIIAAEYLFNLLPKQTHDYKKFIKPSELLAMARPWGFNLIDLKGMDYNPFLRKASLGSDIRVNYLMALK
- the putA gene encoding bifunctional proline dehydrogenase/L-glutamate gamma-semialdehyde dehydrogenase PutA is translated as MLEKQIIQLPEGIRAAINHAYRVDELSLITELCEKATLGQQQLIDIKNSATKLVESVRTDRKKSTGIDSFLTEYALSSDEGIALMCLAEALLRVPDSATIDNLIKDKLSGGDWKSHIGQSDSFFVNATTWALMLTGKILTPEKAQTTLSKSLMKLVNRSSEAVVRKAVDKAMRIMSKQFVMGRTIDEALNRAKKKEAQGYRYSYDMLGEAALTSVDASRYFEAYKEAIEAIGRQADKNSNVYKRAGISIKLSALHPRYNESQHERVMDELPPKLLALARLAKNYDIALTVDAEESERLELSLDVMERVFNDSSLDGWNGFGLAVQSYQKRAFYVLDWVAALARRKQRRIMVRLIKGAYWDSEIKKTQMQGLKEYPVFTRKVFTDVSFQACAKKILTMTDAIYPQFATHNAYSVAMILNITGDYRDFEFQCLHGMGNELYQQIVPADCYGIPCRIYAPVGSHEDLLPYLVRRLLENGANSSFVNRIVDDNAPISTLVEDPVEKAKSLLHKMNQNIPLPDDVFQPNRKNSKGFDLTDRTERALLQQKMAQLKLQQWTSEPIIAASTTLIGEKQRIESPQQIENVVGTVQNASLEDVEQALAKAEQTFPAWSAMPVKERAACLNRFADLLQENQAELMTIACLEAGKTISDCIAEVREAIDFCRYYATQAQQILAAPLRLSGYTGELNELSLHPRGIVLCISPWNFPLAIFTGQIAAALVTGNCAIAKPAEQTPLIAAYTIKLMHQAGIPIGAVQLLPGPGETIGAALVADKRIKAVLFTGSTDTANLINQTLSTRGGEIIPLIAETGGQNAMIVDSSALLEQVVVDAINSAFGSAGQRCSALRVLFVQEEVYPRTIALLKGAMAELVVGDPRWLVTDVGPVIDKTALSTLKSHVELMKKRFEIVYQCPLDESHESGYFMPPTAIAIDHINALEREVFGPVLHVIQFKRKDLDQVIQQINATGYGLTLGIHSRINETVEYIRQNVHAGNCYVNRNMIGAVVGLQPFGGEGLSGTGPKAGGPNYLVRLCHERTYTVDTTAAGGNASLMSLPD
- a CDS encoding ProQ/FinO family protein gives rise to the protein MDKQTLTTVKKDKLHVIDWLIEHFPNAFFKKGNQIKPLKIGIFDDIIDFYERLESPPFSKKSLREALSYYSASPAYLNCQKENSARIDIYGNEVDVVTQEQAKYAHQRYVERYSKNKNSEA
- a CDS encoding APC family permease: MNHPKKVLSVFSLVMINVIAVDSLRTLPISAKLGLTLVSYYVVAAFAFFIPVSLVAAELATTYPETGGIYVWVREAFGKRAAFITIWLQWIYNVVWYPTILAFIAATLSYLIAPELGNNKYYLLGTVLVLFWLFTILNCFGMKISSIVSTIGATIGTIFPMLFIIFLAILWAVQGKPMVVGYPTSWLPDFSSLGNLSLFAVVLFGLLGMEMSAVHAEEVKNPQRDYPKALFYSTILVISTLSLGSIAIMVVVPNESLSVVSGLIDAYAVFFNSYHMPWMTSIIAILIILGGLSGVSAWIIGPTKGLMVSARDGSLPVKFAHTNKYGAPTPILFAQAVIFTILSTAFILLDSINAAYWMLSDLCAQMALLVYVFMFAAAIKLRYSKPNLHRGYTVPGGNAFMWLLCIMGILCCLTAIVIGFVPPTQIPVGNVYLFESFLIGGLILFVLIPWFLAKKH